The following proteins come from a genomic window of Ilumatobacter coccineus YM16-304:
- a CDS encoding dihydrofolate reductase family protein yields the protein MHDTTPQSATGKVLWHFSMSLDGFVAGPGHRMDWMPDATNRAGLIAEYTSTTGAVLGGRTGWDMFPDPGGVYGGEWTGPIFVLTHHPDDAEPAEGVTFLDCDVAEAVDIARRAADGKNVEVLSPTIGRQLLERGLLDEIDLHVLPVLLGDGIRLHDNPAGSPVPLEFVNGDRVEEINLRYRPTNRAATA from the coding sequence GTGCATGACACGACCCCGCAATCCGCCACCGGCAAGGTGCTGTGGCACTTCTCGATGTCTCTCGACGGCTTCGTCGCCGGCCCGGGTCATCGAATGGACTGGATGCCCGACGCAACCAACCGAGCCGGTCTCATCGCCGAGTACACGTCGACGACCGGAGCGGTGCTCGGTGGGCGAACCGGCTGGGACATGTTCCCGGACCCCGGCGGCGTGTACGGCGGCGAATGGACCGGGCCGATCTTCGTGCTCACACATCATCCCGACGATGCCGAACCTGCGGAAGGGGTGACGTTCCTGGACTGCGACGTCGCCGAGGCCGTCGACATCGCCCGTCGGGCCGCGGACGGAAAGAACGTCGAGGTCCTGTCCCCGACGATCGGCCGCCAGCTTCTCGAACGTGGCCTGCTCGACGAGATCGACCTCCACGTCCTCCCGGTGCTGCTCGGCGACGGCATCCGACTCCACGACAATCCGGCGGGGTCGCCGGTTCCGCTCGAGTTCGTCAACGGCGATCGCGTCGAGGAGATCAACCTCCGCTACCGACCGACCAACCGAGCAGCGACCGCCTGA
- a CDS encoding SRPBCC domain-containing protein, whose translation MISLTLAQAAVTDLPTAEAWYARLLAAAPSTRPMDGLIEWRFGPTHGLQVFHDSDRAGTSTVILGLTDLDNEVERLDREAIEHSGIQDGGGGRLAIATDPDGNQVILLDPDAARNPVGDGSVVGATFHIERVLDASLERVWDAYADVAQRSVWSVPKGEVVEYGANDFVAGGIDEYRCGPPDDLANRVTTRYRAIHAPHSFVTTNEIDRDDTPVAVDTTCWRLETDGLTTTVSIDVQVTSLVGAAMLDGYRNGHERTLDHLQEFLA comes from the coding sequence ATGATCAGCCTCACGCTGGCCCAGGCGGCGGTGACCGACTTGCCCACCGCGGAGGCGTGGTACGCGCGACTGCTCGCCGCAGCGCCGAGTACCCGACCGATGGACGGCCTGATCGAGTGGCGCTTCGGCCCCACCCACGGCCTCCAGGTGTTCCACGACTCCGATCGAGCGGGTACGTCCACCGTCATTCTCGGGCTCACCGATCTGGACAACGAGGTCGAGCGTCTCGACCGGGAAGCCATCGAACACAGCGGCATCCAGGACGGCGGCGGCGGCCGCTTGGCGATCGCCACCGACCCCGACGGCAACCAGGTCATCCTCCTCGACCCCGACGCTGCCCGGAATCCGGTTGGTGACGGCTCCGTCGTCGGCGCGACCTTCCACATCGAGCGCGTCCTCGACGCCTCACTCGAGCGGGTGTGGGACGCCTACGCCGACGTCGCCCAGCGCTCCGTGTGGTCGGTCCCGAAGGGTGAGGTCGTCGAGTACGGCGCCAACGACTTCGTGGCCGGTGGCATCGACGAGTACCGATGCGGGCCGCCCGACGATCTCGCCAATCGCGTCACGACTCGATACCGCGCAATCCACGCACCTCACTCGTTCGTCACGACGAACGAGATCGACCGCGACGACACGCCCGTGGCGGTCGACACGACCTGCTGGCGCCTCGAGACCGACGGCCTCACGACGACCGTGTCGATCGACGTCCAGGTCACCTCGCTCGTCGGCGCGGCCATGCTCGACGGCTACCGCAACGGCCACGAACGCACCCTCGACCACCTCCAAGAGTTCCTCGCATGA
- a CDS encoding winged helix-turn-helix transcriptional regulator, with translation MTRKDPRSGCAINAAVEVIGDRWSLIVLRDIMFGDRRHFRELQRNNEEGIASNILASRLRDLVDHGLLTRDDPGRGRAVTYSLTDPAIELVPVLAELGWWGLRHRPTTDALRIRAQLLYEGGRPMWIDFMSELRTRHLGAPPTVDGAPSIVERLNRAAEDLA, from the coding sequence GTGACGAGAAAGGATCCACGTTCGGGCTGTGCGATCAACGCCGCCGTCGAAGTGATCGGCGACCGATGGAGTCTGATCGTGCTCCGCGACATCATGTTCGGCGACCGCCGACACTTCCGAGAGTTGCAGCGCAACAACGAAGAGGGAATCGCGTCGAACATCCTCGCCAGTCGCCTTCGCGACCTCGTCGACCACGGACTGCTCACCCGCGACGACCCCGGCCGAGGTCGAGCCGTCACGTACTCCCTGACCGATCCGGCGATCGAACTCGTCCCGGTGCTCGCCGAACTCGGCTGGTGGGGTCTCCGGCACCGCCCGACGACCGACGCCCTGCGAATCCGAGCCCAACTCCTCTATGAAGGTGGCCGACCGATGTGGATCGACTTCATGAGCGAACTCCGCACGCGCCACCTCGGAGCGCCGCCGACCGTCGACGGCGCACCGTCGATCGTCGAGCGACTGAATCGCGCCGCCGAAGACCTGGCCTGA
- a CDS encoding HNH endonuclease signature motif containing protein yields MFSSRIECLVGMSDGGLDQRLRELELERRAHDAELIAAILVAEQRGLYGRDGHRTMNAYLRATFNWSNTEAGRWRAQARAVGAIAGVGDAVLTGRIGAPQVSEFAKAHSNQRVRDALDELAPSLIEHAEQLSFRDFQIVMQHVVRLADADGAERDDAEAIDGRTATMAEVDGSLYLQATGGDAMSTAEMLAILDRFVEREFRADVERSPEGGELPRTGRQRRFDAIRTIFLTANEALDAGLPAGRSPEPLVNIVIDDATWARMLADERISADTAIDGQPVDPFTGLANPSGLLAELMNDPDELLARRCETTTGVRVSAEHVLRAALAGHVRRAVVDARNVTVDFGRKQRLFTGPARDAALLLLRSCEHPGCLVAADVCQVDHSTEWADGGSTDQRNGGSRCGSHNRERHRRRWPVRRATNGRNYTLRDDGTVMLPVGCRIPRFPRTSDDEADDAGDDMVAIPMFRTHIDLVIGR; encoded by the coding sequence ATGTTCTCCTCCCGGATCGAGTGCTTGGTCGGCATGTCCGACGGCGGCCTCGACCAGCGGCTGCGGGAGCTCGAACTCGAACGGCGAGCCCACGACGCCGAGCTCATCGCAGCGATCCTCGTCGCCGAACAGCGAGGCCTCTACGGCCGGGACGGGCACCGCACCATGAACGCCTACCTGCGGGCCACGTTCAACTGGTCGAACACCGAAGCCGGGCGGTGGCGGGCACAGGCCCGGGCCGTCGGTGCCATCGCCGGCGTCGGCGACGCTGTGCTCACCGGTCGAATCGGAGCACCACAGGTGAGCGAGTTCGCCAAAGCGCACTCGAACCAGAGAGTGCGCGACGCGCTCGACGAACTCGCACCGTCACTGATCGAGCACGCCGAGCAACTCTCGTTCCGCGACTTCCAGATCGTGATGCAACACGTCGTGAGGCTCGCCGACGCCGACGGCGCCGAACGAGACGACGCCGAGGCGATCGACGGGCGCACCGCAACGATGGCGGAGGTCGACGGGTCGCTCTACCTGCAGGCGACCGGCGGCGATGCGATGAGCACCGCCGAGATGCTCGCCATCCTCGATCGATTCGTCGAGCGCGAGTTCCGTGCCGATGTCGAGCGCTCGCCCGAGGGAGGCGAGCTGCCGCGCACCGGTCGGCAACGGCGCTTCGATGCGATTCGCACCATCTTCCTCACCGCGAACGAAGCACTCGACGCAGGCCTGCCGGCGGGCCGATCCCCCGAACCACTCGTCAACATCGTGATCGACGACGCCACCTGGGCCCGCATGCTCGCCGACGAACGCATCTCGGCCGACACCGCCATCGACGGTCAACCGGTCGACCCGTTCACCGGCCTGGCCAACCCGAGCGGGCTGCTCGCCGAACTGATGAACGACCCCGACGAGCTGCTCGCCCGGCGCTGCGAAACCACGACCGGCGTGCGAGTCAGCGCCGAACACGTCCTCAGAGCAGCACTCGCCGGCCACGTCCGCCGAGCGGTGGTCGACGCCCGGAACGTCACCGTCGACTTCGGACGCAAGCAGCGACTCTTCACCGGGCCGGCACGCGATGCGGCGTTGCTACTGCTTCGCTCCTGCGAGCACCCCGGCTGTCTCGTCGCAGCCGACGTGTGCCAGGTCGACCACTCGACCGAATGGGCCGACGGTGGCAGCACCGATCAGCGCAACGGCGGAAGCCGATGCGGCAGCCACAACCGAGAACGACATCGTCGACGATGGCCGGTGCGGCGGGCCACGAACGGCCGCAACTACACGCTGCGCGACGACGGCACCGTGATGCTGCCGGTCGGCTGCCGAATCCCCAGGTTTCCGCGAACCAGCGACGACGAAGCTGACGACGCGGGTGACGACATGGTCGCGATCCCGATGTTCCGAACACACATCGATCTGGTCATCGGCAGATGA
- a CDS encoding class I SAM-dependent methyltransferase — protein MATPSSFAGGDQHYLRTEQYADASKLALRARLHERYSTAEVPWFDWVAERLDIPAGASVLEVGCGAGWLWAQGDHTVPSGVSIELTDLSQGMVDEAVERVSSTGLFSSVSGRVADLQRLPFDDGSKHLVVANHMLYHLPDPSAGVAELGRVVAPDGVVVAATNGVRHMREVRAIRAEVFGEATTDLTTEVFGADSGFALLRARFDDVRWLQHHDELRCTEPQHVVDYMCSTPPGESADAETLDALRTAIADVFAANDDVMTITKDTGLFICR, from the coding sequence ATGGCAACACCATCGAGTTTCGCCGGCGGCGACCAGCACTACCTCCGCACCGAGCAGTACGCCGACGCCTCGAAGTTGGCGCTCCGCGCCCGACTCCACGAGCGTTACAGCACGGCCGAGGTCCCGTGGTTCGACTGGGTCGCCGAACGCCTCGACATCCCCGCTGGTGCCAGCGTGTTGGAGGTCGGTTGCGGTGCCGGCTGGTTGTGGGCACAGGGCGACCACACCGTGCCGTCCGGCGTCTCGATCGAGCTCACCGATCTGTCGCAGGGAATGGTTGACGAAGCGGTCGAGCGGGTGTCGTCCACCGGCTTGTTCAGCTCGGTCTCGGGTCGCGTCGCCGACCTGCAACGCCTGCCGTTCGACGACGGCAGCAAGCACCTCGTCGTCGCCAATCACATGCTGTACCACCTTCCTGATCCGTCGGCCGGTGTGGCCGAACTCGGTCGCGTGGTGGCGCCGGACGGTGTGGTGGTCGCTGCGACCAACGGCGTGCGCCACATGCGTGAGGTCCGGGCGATTCGCGCCGAGGTGTTCGGGGAGGCGACGACCGATCTGACGACCGAAGTGTTCGGCGCCGACTCGGGCTTCGCACTGCTGCGGGCCCGGTTCGACGACGTGCGATGGTTGCAGCATCACGACGAGTTGCGCTGCACCGAGCCGCAACACGTCGTCGACTACATGTGCTCGACGCCGCCGGGCGAGAGCGCCGACGCCGAGACGCTCGATGCACTCCGAACGGCGATCGCCGACGTGTTCGCCGCGAACGACGACGTGATGACGATCACCAAGGACACGGGTCTCTTCATCTGCCGATGA
- a CDS encoding AAA family ATPase yields the protein MPFLKTLSIAPKPWAKLGEHPFDVPSIASMLESSMSMRFHPNVTFFVGDNGSGKSTLLEALAVHQGMNAEGGTKGMQFSNRDDTVSPLRHHLKVRKSHHTPEDAFFLRAESFFNVATAIEEYGTLKWYGGTSMHDRSHGESFIDLLVERFQPRGLYLLDEPEAALSVHGQLQFLVRLHDLVEQGCQFVIATHSPLLMAYPDATIYEFDDDGPAPAAWSEIDTVHVTKDFLDDPQGFMAELLADE from the coding sequence GTGCCGTTCCTGAAGACGCTGTCGATCGCGCCGAAGCCGTGGGCGAAGCTGGGAGAGCATCCCTTCGACGTGCCGTCGATCGCGTCGATGCTCGAGTCGTCGATGTCGATGCGGTTCCACCCGAACGTCACGTTCTTCGTCGGCGACAACGGATCGGGGAAGTCGACGCTGCTCGAAGCGCTGGCGGTGCACCAGGGGATGAACGCCGAGGGCGGCACGAAAGGCATGCAGTTCTCCAACCGTGACGACACCGTGTCGCCGCTGCGTCATCACCTCAAGGTTCGCAAGAGCCATCACACCCCAGAAGATGCGTTTTTCCTGCGCGCCGAGAGCTTCTTCAACGTGGCGACGGCGATCGAGGAGTACGGCACGTTGAAGTGGTACGGCGGGACGTCGATGCACGACCGGTCGCACGGAGAATCGTTCATCGACCTGCTCGTCGAGCGCTTCCAGCCTCGCGGCCTGTACCTCCTCGACGAACCCGAGGCGGCGCTGTCGGTGCACGGCCAACTCCAGTTCCTGGTGCGGCTGCACGACCTCGTCGAGCAGGGGTGTCAGTTCGTCATCGCGACGCACTCACCGCTGTTGATGGCCTACCCCGACGCGACGATCTACGAGTTCGACGACGACGGTCCGGCGCCCGCCGCGTGGTCGGAGATCGACACGGTGCACGTCACCAAAGACTTCCTCGACGACCCGCAGGGCTTCATGGCCGAGCTGCTCGCCGACGAGTGA
- a CDS encoding SRPBCC family protein: MHDDQNGEVTESNGRRVLRFVRRFPAAPTEVWSAITEPERMARWAYPGTIELRVGGAVRFDYGEQGEGNGVVLACVEHSLLEYEWGEGSDQWHIRYELVDDGEGGTVLTFDHFLPDPSNAEFAAGWHWHLERLGEIVVGRETADVQSDDRFLALMEMYSSR; encoded by the coding sequence GTGCATGACGACCAGAACGGCGAGGTGACCGAATCGAACGGGCGGCGCGTGCTGCGGTTCGTGCGACGCTTCCCCGCAGCGCCGACCGAGGTGTGGTCGGCCATCACCGAGCCCGAACGGATGGCGCGTTGGGCCTATCCGGGCACCATCGAGCTCCGAGTCGGCGGCGCGGTGAGGTTCGACTACGGCGAGCAGGGCGAAGGAAACGGCGTCGTGCTGGCCTGCGTCGAGCACTCGCTGCTCGAGTACGAGTGGGGCGAGGGCAGCGACCAGTGGCACATCCGCTACGAACTCGTCGACGACGGCGAGGGTGGAACCGTGCTCACCTTCGATCACTTCCTTCCCGACCCGTCGAACGCCGAGTTCGCCGCGGGATGGCACTGGCATCTCGAACGCCTCGGTGAGATCGTGGTCGGTCGAGAAACCGCCGACGTCCAGTCGGACGACCGCTTCCTCGCCCTGATGGAGATGTACTCGTCGCGCTAG
- a CDS encoding RecQ family ATP-dependent DNA helicase: protein MTDSAPDSPTDLLAALRALTGRADAEFRDGQREAIEALADRRERALVVQRTGWGKSAVYFVATSVLRSRGLGPTLLISPLLALMRNQIDAAERLGLRCMTVNSSAATTVDELATAVRSDSIDLVLVSPERLANPEFARAVMPILRERPGLVVIDEVHCISDWGHDFRPDYRRIGRMIQEFGDDVPVLGCTATANDRVVADVAEQLGTNLTVVRGRLGRDGLGLGVVDLPRRAQRLAWLAQHLDTMPGSGIVYCLTIRDTEIVADWLRTNGVSAESYSGQTDTEDREELERKLQHNEIKALVATTALGMGYDKPDLGYVVHFQMPGSPIGYYQQVGRAGRAIDESRAILLSGSEDVRILDHFRDNAFPSESAIDQILAALDAADDEPLTLRKIAEAVDLSWGQIELALKQLDVEGAVERVKGQTYQRTGTPWAYPAERVRNVTSAREREQQLMIDYLATEQCRMQYLTDQLDDELGRPCGECDNCSAELAEQIAATGVDQALVERAELFLKQRPIILEPKKQGVGKNERNEVGRILSRWGDGGWGDVVMRQKEAGQFGDDMVDALESLLANWNPVPAPEWVAAVPSWRTGELVPSLGQRLAERLGVQFVDVLERIDDRPPQADMQNFAYQKSNVRGAFMATGNTPPSPGLLVDDASASGWTFAEVGAQLRRAGASAVYPIALVQTSGRPG from the coding sequence ATGACGGATTCTGCTCCCGACTCCCCCACCGATCTCCTGGCCGCGCTGCGCGCGTTGACCGGACGCGCCGACGCCGAGTTCCGCGATGGGCAACGCGAGGCGATCGAGGCACTGGCCGATCGACGAGAGCGAGCGCTGGTCGTGCAGCGAACCGGCTGGGGCAAGAGCGCCGTGTACTTCGTCGCGACCAGCGTGTTGCGCTCGCGCGGGCTCGGCCCGACATTGCTCATCTCGCCACTGCTCGCGTTGATGCGCAACCAGATCGACGCCGCCGAACGTCTCGGACTGCGCTGCATGACGGTCAACTCGTCGGCGGCGACCACCGTCGACGAACTCGCCACCGCCGTGCGATCCGACTCGATCGACCTGGTGCTCGTGTCGCCGGAGCGGCTCGCCAACCCGGAGTTCGCTCGCGCGGTCATGCCGATCCTGCGCGAGCGTCCGGGCCTGGTCGTGATCGACGAGGTGCACTGCATCTCCGACTGGGGTCACGACTTCCGCCCCGACTACCGCCGGATCGGCCGCATGATCCAGGAGTTCGGTGACGACGTGCCCGTGCTCGGGTGCACCGCCACGGCGAACGACCGTGTGGTCGCGGACGTCGCCGAGCAACTCGGCACCAACCTCACCGTGGTGCGCGGTCGGCTCGGGCGCGACGGGCTCGGCCTCGGCGTGGTCGACCTCCCGCGCCGCGCGCAGCGGCTCGCCTGGCTGGCGCAGCACCTCGACACGATGCCCGGCTCCGGCATCGTCTACTGCCTCACCATCCGTGACACCGAGATCGTCGCCGACTGGCTCCGCACCAACGGTGTGAGCGCCGAGTCGTACTCGGGCCAGACCGACACCGAAGACCGTGAAGAACTCGAACGCAAGCTGCAGCACAACGAGATCAAGGCACTGGTCGCCACCACCGCGCTCGGCATGGGGTACGACAAGCCCGACCTGGGCTACGTCGTCCACTTCCAGATGCCCGGTTCGCCCATCGGCTACTACCAACAGGTCGGTCGCGCCGGCCGCGCCATCGACGAGAGCCGGGCGATCCTGCTCAGCGGCTCCGAAGACGTGCGCATCCTCGACCACTTCCGCGACAACGCGTTCCCGAGCGAGTCGGCGATCGATCAGATCCTGGCGGCACTCGACGCCGCCGACGACGAGCCACTCACCCTGCGCAAGATCGCCGAGGCCGTCGACCTGTCGTGGGGGCAGATCGAGCTGGCGCTCAAGCAACTCGACGTCGAAGGTGCCGTCGAGCGGGTGAAGGGGCAGACGTACCAGCGCACCGGCACGCCGTGGGCGTATCCGGCCGAGCGGGTGCGCAACGTCACCTCCGCGCGCGAACGCGAGCAACAGTTGATGATCGACTACCTCGCCACCGAGCAGTGTCGCATGCAGTATCTGACCGACCAGCTCGACGACGAGCTCGGTCGACCGTGCGGCGAGTGCGACAACTGCTCAGCCGAACTCGCCGAGCAGATCGCCGCCACCGGCGTCGACCAGGCGCTCGTCGAGCGAGCCGAGCTGTTCTTGAAGCAGCGGCCGATCATCCTCGAACCGAAGAAGCAGGGCGTCGGCAAGAACGAACGCAACGAGGTCGGGCGCATCTTGAGCCGCTGGGGCGACGGGGGCTGGGGCGATGTGGTCATGCGCCAGAAAGAAGCCGGCCAGTTCGGCGACGACATGGTCGACGCGCTGGAGTCGCTGCTCGCCAACTGGAACCCGGTGCCCGCGCCCGAGTGGGTGGCCGCCGTCCCGTCGTGGCGCACCGGTGAGTTGGTGCCGTCGTTGGGCCAGCGTCTCGCGGAGCGCCTGGGCGTCCAGTTCGTCGACGTGCTCGAACGCATCGACGACCGCCCGCCGCAGGCCGACATGCAGAACTTCGCCTATCAGAAGTCGAATGTGCGCGGCGCGTTCATGGCCACCGGCAACACACCGCCGTCGCCCGGCCTCCTCGTCGACGACGCCTCGGCCTCGGGGTGGACGTTCGCAGAGGTCGGCGCTCAACTCCGACGCGCCGGCGCCTCGGCCGTGTATCCCATCGCGCTCGTCCAGACCAGCGGTCGGCCGGGCTAG
- a CDS encoding antitoxin: protein MGLLNARNLRKAKSLLEKNRHKVGDIAEKAGAKLDKVSGGKTANVTSKAAEAAKKYSAGGTSNYSTQVPVDSSSFHAGAPVDPSVSQAQANAAGAAAANAIANMANAATNMMNNAAVQAQIAQAQQEGGKNPKVQATHDPTGGKNDGADWADDQPTS, encoded by the coding sequence ATGGGATTGCTCAACGCTCGAAACCTGCGCAAAGCCAAGAGTCTGCTCGAGAAGAACCGCCACAAGGTCGGCGACATCGCCGAGAAGGCCGGGGCCAAGCTCGACAAGGTGAGCGGCGGGAAGACCGCCAACGTCACCTCGAAGGCCGCTGAGGCCGCCAAGAAGTACTCGGCCGGCGGTACGAGCAACTACAGCACGCAAGTGCCCGTCGACAGCTCGAGTTTCCACGCCGGAGCACCGGTCGACCCGTCGGTGTCGCAGGCGCAGGCCAACGCGGCGGGCGCCGCCGCGGCCAACGCCATCGCCAACATGGCCAACGCCGCCACCAACATGATGAACAACGCCGCGGTGCAGGCACAGATCGCACAGGCGCAGCAAGAGGGTGGCAAGAACCCCAAGGTCCAGGCCACGCACGACCCGACCGGCGGCAAGAACGACGGCGCCGACTGGGCCGACGACCAGCCGACCAGCTGA
- a CDS encoding ABC transporter ATP-binding protein, giving the protein MNLRQLLRQHLGPYRNRLLLVVVLQAVQTAASLILPTLNADIIDKGVLRDDDGFILTTGAVMLGFSIVQIVFGAAAVWFGAQVAMGFGRDIRGALFHTVTGYSAREVGRFGAPSLITRLTNDVQQVQILLVTVCTMMITAPMMLTFGVIMAVREDVGLSIVLVFAIPIAIAILSQVVIRMVPAFQRMQIRVDRVNSVLREQITGMRVVRAFVREPEEVARFEQANDELTDTALRAGRLMAFMFPSINAIINISVIGVLWIGAGRIDDGDMQLGSLIAYISYLAQILIAVVMVTFMTSMVPRAAVAADRIVEVLDTPSSVVAPSNPVTVTPERGTLEMRNVGFSYAGADKAVLSDVSFRVEAGQTTAIIGSTGSGKTTLVNLVPRLFDVSDGAVLIDGVDVRELDLDLLWGKIGYVSQKSYLFSGTVASNLRFGRPDATDDELWEALDVAQAADFVRAMPDELDSEIKQGGSNVSGGQRQRLAIARALVVKPEIYVFDDSFSALDLSTDARLRAALAPHTVDSALLIVAQRVSTIADADQILVLDDGRIIGRGTHDELIADCPTYAEIVESQQGAGAVS; this is encoded by the coding sequence GTGAATCTGCGGCAACTGTTACGGCAACACCTGGGGCCGTACCGCAACCGATTGCTGCTGGTCGTCGTGCTGCAGGCGGTCCAGACCGCCGCCTCGCTGATCCTGCCGACGCTCAACGCCGACATCATCGACAAGGGTGTGCTGCGCGACGACGACGGGTTCATCCTCACCACCGGCGCCGTCATGCTCGGCTTCTCGATCGTGCAGATCGTGTTCGGCGCCGCAGCGGTCTGGTTCGGCGCTCAGGTCGCGATGGGGTTCGGCCGTGACATCCGCGGCGCGCTCTTCCACACCGTCACCGGCTACTCGGCGCGCGAAGTCGGCCGGTTCGGTGCGCCGTCGCTGATCACCCGGCTGACCAACGACGTGCAGCAGGTGCAGATCCTGCTCGTCACGGTCTGCACGATGATGATCACCGCGCCGATGATGCTCACGTTCGGCGTCATCATGGCCGTGCGCGAAGACGTCGGGCTGTCGATCGTTCTCGTGTTCGCCATTCCGATCGCCATCGCGATCCTCAGTCAGGTCGTCATCCGCATGGTGCCCGCGTTCCAGCGCATGCAGATCCGCGTCGACCGGGTGAACTCGGTGCTGCGCGAGCAGATCACCGGCATGCGCGTCGTTCGCGCGTTCGTTCGTGAACCCGAAGAGGTCGCCCGTTTCGAACAGGCCAACGACGAGTTGACCGACACGGCTCTGCGAGCCGGCCGCCTCATGGCGTTCATGTTCCCGTCGATCAACGCGATCATCAACATCTCGGTCATCGGCGTCCTGTGGATCGGTGCCGGCCGGATCGACGACGGTGACATGCAACTCGGGTCGCTCATCGCGTACATCAGCTACCTCGCGCAGATCCTGATCGCCGTCGTCATGGTCACCTTCATGACGTCGATGGTGCCGCGAGCCGCGGTCGCAGCCGACCGCATCGTCGAGGTGCTCGACACGCCATCGTCGGTCGTCGCGCCGAGCAACCCGGTCACGGTCACGCCCGAGCGGGGCACGCTCGAGATGCGCAACGTCGGGTTCTCGTACGCCGGCGCCGACAAGGCGGTCCTCTCCGACGTCAGCTTCCGCGTCGAGGCCGGCCAGACCACGGCCATCATCGGGTCGACCGGTTCGGGCAAGACCACGCTCGTCAACCTCGTCCCGCGCCTGTTCGACGTCAGCGACGGCGCCGTGCTCATCGACGGGGTCGACGTGCGCGAACTCGATCTCGATCTGCTGTGGGGCAAGATCGGCTACGTCTCGCAGAAGTCGTACCTCTTCTCCGGCACGGTGGCGAGCAACCTGCGTTTCGGCCGTCCCGACGCCACCGACGACGAACTCTGGGAAGCCCTCGACGTCGCGCAGGCAGCCGACTTCGTACGCGCCATGCCCGACGAGCTCGACAGCGAGATCAAGCAGGGCGGTTCCAACGTGTCGGGCGGGCAACGCCAACGCCTGGCGATCGCCCGAGCGCTCGTCGTGAAACCCGAGATCTACGTGTTCGACGACTCGTTCTCGGCGCTCGACCTCTCGACCGACGCCCGGCTTCGCGCCGCGCTCGCCCCGCACACGGTCGATTCGGCGCTGCTGATCGTGGCGCAGCGCGTGTCGACCATCGCCGACGCCGACCAGATCCTGGTCCTCGACGACGGCCGCATCATCGGGCGGGGCACCCACGACGAGTTGATCGCCGACTGCCCGACGTACGCCGAGATCGTCGAATCGCAGCAGGGCGCAGGAGCGGTCTCGTGA